The following are encoded in a window of Chitinophagaceae bacterium genomic DNA:
- a CDS encoding NAD+ synthase — protein MRISLAQLNYHIGNFDENFKSITKAIETAKIQNADLIIFSELATIGYPPQDLLYHDSFIKKNEALLRKIEALADGITIIIGSIKVNTDKKGKKLFNAAFTFQNKKCIHTAEKQLLPNYDIFDESRYFESGANNDVITVGKFKIAVSVCEDLWDVDDEELYKSGPMSKLILQKPDIIVNIAASPFSYTHQEKRAEILRRNAEKFDLPVIYVNQVGAHSELIFDGSSLLMNNKGDVIERLSFCKEQLFTFDSDILFQKTSKSIPKPDVAEQLHDSLVFGIKDFFEKQAFKKAILGLSGGIDSALVLVLAVKALGKENVLPVLLPSEFSSQHSIDDSLALCENLGVESHTISIKDLYSLVNQTLYPIFGETDFGVTEENLQSRLRGLILMAISNKKGYILLNTTNKSEAAVGYGTLYGDLNGGLSVIGDLYKKHVYAISLYINRESEIIPENIITKEPSAELKPDQKDTDFLPDYDILDNILESYIEKYMSAEAIISTFNYSPETVNKVFSLVNRNEFKRYQMAPVLRVTSKGFGIGRRYPLVAKY, from the coding sequence ATGAGGATTAGTTTAGCACAGTTAAATTATCATATTGGCAATTTTGATGAAAATTTTAAATCTATTACAAAAGCTATTGAGACAGCCAAAATTCAAAATGCTGATTTAATTATTTTTTCTGAGTTAGCCACCATCGGTTATCCGCCCCAGGATTTACTTTATCATGATTCTTTTATAAAAAAGAATGAAGCTCTTTTAAGAAAAATTGAAGCTTTAGCAGATGGTATAACTATTATTATTGGCAGCATTAAAGTAAATACTGACAAAAAAGGCAAGAAGTTATTCAATGCCGCATTTACTTTTCAAAATAAAAAATGCATACATACTGCTGAAAAACAACTGCTGCCAAATTATGACATTTTTGATGAATCAAGGTATTTTGAGAGTGGCGCAAACAATGATGTAATTACTGTCGGGAAATTTAAAATTGCTGTAAGTGTTTGTGAGGACTTATGGGATGTGGATGATGAAGAGTTATACAAAAGCGGCCCAATGAGTAAGCTGATTCTTCAAAAACCTGATATAATAGTGAATATAGCCGCCTCTCCATTTAGCTATACGCATCAGGAAAAACGTGCTGAAATACTTAGACGAAATGCCGAAAAATTTGATTTACCGGTCATTTATGTAAATCAGGTCGGGGCTCATTCAGAATTAATTTTTGATGGCAGTTCCCTTTTGATGAATAATAAAGGAGATGTAATTGAAAGACTTTCCTTCTGTAAAGAACAACTCTTCACTTTTGACTCGGACATTTTATTTCAAAAAACAAGCAAATCAATCCCAAAGCCGGATGTTGCAGAGCAACTACATGATTCTTTAGTTTTTGGAATAAAAGATTTTTTTGAAAAACAAGCATTTAAAAAAGCGATTTTAGGCTTGTCCGGTGGTATTGATTCAGCTTTAGTATTGGTTTTGGCTGTAAAAGCTTTGGGGAAGGAAAATGTGTTACCGGTATTGTTACCCTCTGAATTTTCATCTCAGCATTCCATAGATGATTCACTTGCTTTATGTGAAAATTTAGGGGTTGAAAGTCATACAATATCAATAAAAGACCTTTATAGTTTAGTGAATCAAACTTTATATCCTATTTTTGGGGAAACAGACTTTGGGGTTACTGAAGAAAATTTGCAATCCAGATTAAGAGGATTGATTCTCATGGCTATTTCCAATAAGAAAGGGTATATTTTGTTAAACACCACTAATAAAAGTGAGGCAGCAGTAGGTTACGGAACGCTTTATGGTGATTTAAACGGAGGGCTTTCTGTCATAGGGGATCTTTACAAAAAACATGTTTATGCCATCAGCTTATACATTAACAGAGAAAGCGAGATTATTCCTGAAAACATCATAACCAAAGAGCCATCAGCTGAATTAAAACCTGACCAAAAAGACACTGATTTTTTACCGGATTATGACATTTTAGATAATATTTTAGAAAGCTATATTGAAAAGTACATGTCAGCAGAAGCTATTATTTCTACATTTAACTACAGTCCGGAAACAGTAAATAAAGTTTTCAGTCTGGTAAATAGAAATGAGTTTAAACGTTACCAAATGGCTCCTGTACTGAGAGTTACTTCTAAAGGATTTGGAATAGGAAGACGCTATCCTTTAGTGGCTAAGTATTGA
- a CDS encoding PorT family protein: MKRILTLLLASFLTATTFAADFNFGLTFSPNFNWFRVDEVTSENDGLRMGMSYGLLIDYNLGDNFAISSGFLHNLNGGKVAYTRHMEGDTSLPSFAVKDLYKVQHIELPISLKLKTNQIGYITYYGQFGVMSAFRVRARADRVSENTNFAENFENKDVRSPDDDVLIKGINFFNLSLHVGAGINYSLSGSTSLLAGIYYNNGFVNFVREKDSEENITQNRIGVRLGIMF; encoded by the coding sequence ATGAAAAGAATACTAACATTACTGCTTGCTAGTTTTTTAACAGCAACCACTTTTGCCGCTGATTTTAATTTTGGACTGACCTTCAGCCCAAACTTTAATTGGTTCAGAGTAGACGAAGTCACTTCTGAGAATGATGGATTGCGAATGGGCATGTCTTATGGTTTGTTGATTGACTACAACTTAGGGGATAATTTTGCCATTTCAAGTGGGTTTTTACATAACCTGAATGGTGGTAAGGTTGCTTATACACGCCATATGGAAGGAGATACTTCGCTGCCTTCGTTTGCTGTAAAAGATTTGTACAAAGTTCAGCATATAGAATTACCCATAAGTTTAAAGCTAAAAACTAACCAAATCGGTTACATAACCTATTACGGGCAGTTTGGGGTGATGTCGGCATTTAGAGTAAGGGCCCGGGCAGACAGAGTTTCAGAAAACACTAATTTTGCAGAAAATTTTGAAAACAAAGATGTCAGAAGCCCGGATGATGATGTCCTTATAAAAGGAATCAACTTTTTTAATCTTAGTTTGCATGTCGGGGCAGGAATAAACTACTCTTTAAGTGGCAGCACTTCATTACTGGCCGGCATTTATTACAATAATGGGTTTGTGAATTTTGTCCGTGAAAAAGACAGTGAAGAAAACATTACTCAAAATAGAATTGGCGTCCGTCTGGGCATCATGTTCTAA
- a CDS encoding 3-phosphoglycerate dehydrogenase — MYRVLANDGIDAEGKKILEENGFQVDTVNVPQENLPEQIDNYDVLLVRSATKVRKDLIDTSTRLKVIGRAGVGMDNIDVEYARSKGLKVINTPEASSESVAELTISHLFSIVRFLYDSNRQMPGKGNSDFKGLKKSYSKGIELSGKTIGIIGLGRIGKAVAKRAIGLGMNVEAFKRNITEVNIELDFHEALKKDPLIFNLKTKHFDEVLAASDIVTLHVPGGDGVPLIDKHAIDKMKDGAILINVARGGVVDEKALVEALNSGKLSAAALDVFDNEPSPSREILNHPKISLSPHIGASTVEAQKRIGIEMAQKVINFFQTNETDL; from the coding sequence ATGTATAGAGTTTTAGCAAATGACGGGATAGATGCAGAAGGTAAAAAAATCCTTGAAGAAAATGGTTTCCAGGTAGATACAGTAAACGTTCCCCAGGAAAATCTGCCGGAACAAATTGATAATTATGATGTATTGCTGGTCAGAAGTGCTACTAAAGTAAGAAAAGACTTAATAGACACATCCACCAGACTTAAGGTAATTGGCAGAGCCGGTGTTGGAATGGATAATATAGATGTGGAATATGCCCGCTCTAAAGGACTCAAGGTTATTAATACACCGGAAGCCTCTTCGGAGTCGGTGGCTGAATTAACGATTTCTCATTTGTTTTCTATCGTTCGGTTTTTATACGATTCTAACAGACAGATGCCTGGAAAAGGAAATAGCGATTTCAAAGGACTTAAAAAGTCATATTCAAAAGGCATAGAGTTAAGTGGAAAAACAATCGGTATAATTGGATTGGGCAGAATTGGTAAAGCCGTAGCCAAAAGAGCCATTGGTTTAGGCATGAATGTCGAAGCTTTTAAAAGAAATATTACCGAAGTAAATATAGAGCTTGATTTCCACGAAGCGCTTAAAAAAGATCCGCTTATTTTTAATTTAAAAACAAAGCATTTTGATGAAGTTTTAGCGGCTTCAGACATAGTTACACTGCATGTTCCCGGTGGAGATGGTGTTCCATTAATTGACAAACATGCCATAGATAAAATGAAAGATGGTGCAATATTAATTAATGTTGCCAGAGGAGGTGTAGTCGATGAAAAAGCCTTAGTTGAAGCTTTGAATTCAGGAAAGCTAAGTGCAGCAGCTCTTGATGTTTTTGATAATGAACCAAGCCCTTCCCGGGAGATTTTAAATCACCCAAAGATTTCTTTAAGCCCTCATATAGGCGCGTCAACTGTTGAAGCTCAAAAGAGAATCGGTATAGAAATGGCTCAAAAAGTCATTAATTTTTTTCAAACAAACGAAACAGACTTATAA
- the serC gene encoding 3-phosphoserine/phosphohydroxythreonine transaminase has protein sequence MKKHNFGAGPGILKKEVLEGAADAVLNWDGIGLSLLEMSHRSKEFGEVMEKATSLVREIYKVSDEYAVLFLQGGASLQFATVPYNLLDPEDTGAYVETGSWAKKAVKEAKGLAKVHIAGSSADKNFNYIPKKLDVPSNAKYLHITTNNTIFGTQFHHTPETNVPLIADMSSDIFCRPFDAGRFDMIYAGAQKNLGPAGTTLVIIKKSLLGKIKRYIPTMLNYQTHIDNDSLFNTPPVFAIYVSYLSLKWIKENGLEKIGKQNEKKASLLYGEIDRNSLFEGTAAKEDRSLMNVTFVLKNNALDADFLKFATDKGIVGLKGHRSVGGFRASIYNALDLSSVEYLVSLMQEFEKLNS, from the coding sequence ATGAAGAAGCATAATTTTGGTGCCGGTCCGGGTATATTGAAAAAAGAAGTTTTAGAGGGCGCTGCTGATGCAGTATTGAATTGGGATGGTATCGGGCTGTCACTTCTTGAAATGTCTCACAGAAGTAAGGAGTTTGGTGAAGTAATGGAAAAGGCAACCTCACTGGTTCGGGAGATTTACAAAGTGAGTGATGAATATGCCGTTTTGTTTTTACAGGGAGGAGCCAGTTTACAATTTGCTACAGTGCCTTATAACTTACTCGACCCGGAAGATACCGGAGCTTATGTAGAAACCGGTTCATGGGCAAAAAAAGCCGTAAAAGAAGCTAAAGGATTGGCAAAGGTTCATATAGCCGGAAGTTCTGCGGATAAAAACTTCAATTATATACCCAAAAAACTGGATGTTCCTTCAAATGCTAAATATCTCCACATAACTACAAATAATACCATTTTTGGCACTCAATTCCATCACACTCCGGAAACGAATGTGCCTTTAATAGCAGATATGTCTTCAGATATTTTTTGTCGTCCTTTTGATGCCGGCCGCTTTGATATGATTTATGCAGGAGCACAAAAAAATCTGGGACCAGCCGGAACAACTTTGGTGATTATCAAAAAATCACTGCTTGGAAAAATTAAGAGATATATTCCTACAATGTTAAATTATCAAACCCATATTGATAATGATTCATTATTTAATACGCCTCCGGTTTTTGCCATTTATGTCAGTTACTTAAGCCTGAAATGGATTAAAGAAAATGGTCTGGAAAAAATCGGTAAGCAAAATGAGAAAAAAGCTTCACTGCTTTATGGTGAAATCGATAGAAATAGTTTGTTTGAAGGTACAGCTGCAAAAGAAGATCGTTCTTTAATGAATGTAACTTTTGTATTGAAAAATAATGCCCTGGATGCAGATTTTTTAAAGTTTGCCACAGATAAAGGAATAGTAGGACTTAAAGGTCATAGGTCTGTTGGTGGTTTCAGAGCCTCAATTTACAATGCATTAGACCTTTCAAGTGTTGAGTATTTAGTTTCATTAATGCAGGAATTTGAAAAATTAAACAGTTAA
- a CDS encoding DUF1015 domain-containing protein, which yields MIKVRSFRGVRPAEGLASKVACLPYDVMNTQEAKAMVEGNPNSFLRVTRPEVAFPDEQNPYAPEVYQQAKLSFDKMLSDNILIQDEKPAFYIYKQVMNGREQTGLVACSSVEDYFNDTIKKHEFTRPEKEEDRKQHIMVTKIHSGPVFLTYKKVEEVSQRINSFKKEHKPVYDFTAEDNVKHTLWVIDNQQLVEEIEKLFAEKVPFTYIADGHHRAASSSKASLELDAAGCTFENDEHKYFLTVLFPDDELEIMDYNRVVKDLNGLSEESFLKALSEDFDITEITSREVKPSLLHTISLYLDKKWYSLKAKAHTFDDNDPIRCLDVTVLQDFVLSKHLDIKDPRTDKRVDFVGGIRGMEGLQKRVDNSDMKAAFALYPVTIQQLIEISDAGKVMPPKSTWFEPKLRSGMVVHKF from the coding sequence ATGATAAAAGTTAGATCATTTAGAGGAGTGAGACCGGCAGAAGGCCTTGCTTCTAAAGTAGCTTGCCTGCCTTATGATGTTATGAACACTCAGGAAGCAAAAGCAATGGTAGAGGGAAATCCAAATTCTTTCCTGAGAGTTACTCGTCCTGAAGTGGCTTTCCCGGATGAACAGAATCCTTATGCTCCGGAAGTTTATCAGCAAGCAAAGCTAAGTTTTGATAAAATGCTTAGTGATAACATTTTGATACAAGATGAAAAACCGGCATTTTATATTTACAAGCAAGTGATGAACGGCAGGGAGCAAACCGGATTAGTAGCTTGCTCTTCTGTTGAAGACTATTTTAATGATACGATTAAAAAACACGAATTTACCCGCCCGGAAAAAGAAGAAGACCGAAAGCAGCATATAATGGTCACAAAGATTCACTCCGGACCGGTTTTTCTTACTTATAAAAAAGTAGAAGAAGTTTCGCAGCGGATTAATAGTTTTAAAAAAGAGCATAAACCTGTTTATGATTTTACGGCTGAAGATAATGTAAAACATACATTATGGGTGATAGACAATCAGCAGTTAGTTGAAGAAATTGAAAAACTTTTTGCCGAAAAAGTTCCTTTTACTTACATCGCTGACGGACACCATAGAGCAGCTTCTTCTTCAAAAGCTTCCCTTGAACTGGATGCAGCCGGTTGTACATTTGAAAACGATGAACACAAATATTTTCTTACCGTTTTATTTCCGGATGATGAGTTGGAAATAATGGATTATAACCGGGTTGTAAAAGATTTAAACGGATTAAGCGAAGAATCTTTTTTAAAAGCTTTATCAGAGGATTTTGATATTACAGAAATTACCTCCAGGGAGGTAAAACCAAGTCTTTTACATACTATAAGCCTTTATTTGGATAAAAAGTGGTATTCTTTAAAAGCAAAAGCGCATACTTTTGACGATAATGATCCCATACGCTGTCTTGACGTAACTGTACTTCAGGATTTTGTACTTTCCAAACATCTTGACATTAAAGACCCGCGCACAGATAAGCGTGTTGACTTTGTAGGTGGAATCAGAGGCATGGAAGGACTTCAAAAGCGCGTAGATAATAGTGATATGAAAGCTGCTTTTGCACTTTACCCGGTCACCATACAGCAACTCATAGAAATATCTGATGCAGGAAAAGTTATGCCACCAAAATCCACTTGGTTTGAACCAAAACTAAGAAGTGGAATGGTTGTCCATAAGTTTTAA
- a CDS encoding metal-dependent hydrolase, with protein MDTLTHALIGAGAGEVLLGKKNDKGKAAFAGAFFANLPDLDVLFGTFINDLQQLTFHRGPTHSLLFALIASIVLGLVLKKYTSFGKHSSSQKIYLFTFFCLFSHIILDLFTSYGMLLFWPFSYNPVSLNIISIIDPLFTLPLLLGLLIYYIFKTGKKTLYFAFLISFCYLFFTFYNKYQVQNYFIKHTENAPEDAELLNTKPTLLNNILWRGIAENEAFYFVSFYSFFDSKKQEWTAYPKNQNLIDEIRHHREITILLRALEHQYIIEKTDSHTWYVHDMRFGRAVEWLPDRVSNFVFSYKVELIDNEIHINRDRKDFSDDADRPDFNELIQRISGNF; from the coding sequence ATGGATACACTAACACATGCTTTAATAGGTGCCGGTGCCGGTGAAGTCCTATTAGGCAAAAAAAATGACAAGGGGAAAGCGGCCTTTGCCGGTGCTTTTTTTGCAAACTTACCGGATCTGGATGTTTTGTTTGGCACCTTTATTAATGACTTGCAACAATTAACTTTTCACCGGGGACCAACCCATTCATTACTATTTGCTTTAATTGCAAGCATAGTTTTAGGATTAGTACTTAAAAAGTATACTTCTTTCGGTAAACATAGCAGCAGCCAAAAGATTTACCTTTTTACGTTTTTTTGCCTTTTCAGCCATATCATTTTAGATTTGTTCACCAGCTACGGGATGTTGCTTTTTTGGCCTTTTTCATACAATCCTGTTTCGCTAAACATTATTTCTATAATTGATCCGCTGTTTACTCTACCCCTGTTGCTTGGTCTGCTTATTTATTATATTTTTAAAACCGGCAAAAAAACGCTTTACTTTGCCTTTTTAATCAGCTTTTGTTATCTGTTTTTTACATTCTATAATAAATATCAGGTTCAAAATTACTTTATAAAACATACTGAAAATGCTCCCGAAGATGCTGAGTTACTGAACACAAAGCCTACCCTTTTAAACAATATATTATGGCGGGGAATAGCAGAAAATGAAGCCTTTTATTTTGTAAGTTTTTATTCATTTTTTGACAGCAAAAAGCAAGAATGGACCGCTTACCCAAAAAATCAAAACCTAATTGATGAAATTCGGCATCACAGAGAAATTACAATACTTTTAAGAGCGCTTGAACATCAATATATAATAGAAAAAACAGATTCTCACACCTGGTATGTGCATGATATGAGGTTTGGCAGAGCTGTTGAGTGGCTCCCTGACAGAGTCTCAAACTTTGTTTTTTCCTACAAAGTTGAATTAATAGATAATGAAATCCATATCAACAGAGACCGAAAAGACTTTTCAGACGATGCTGACAGGCCTGATTTTAATGAATTAATTCAAAGAATTTCAGGAAATTTTTAA